The stretch of DNA GCTATGTGGCAAAAAATACTTTGGGGTATTATTCCTTTTTTAACGGTTATTATAGCGTTTATATTGAACATTCAATTACTATGGATTCGTGCTTTAAAAACGAAGGTGAAAATAATTCCTGAATACTTGAAATTTGAGACTAATTATAATCAATTTTCAAAAAGACTTCTTAAAACAACGCATATTTGGTCTGTCATTCTAGTTATAGTTGTTTGTTTTGGTATCTATAAATTCTATATTAAAAATGACGCACATCATTCGCCAGAAAACGCTATCATAGCCTATTATGACGCTTTGGACTTTAAAGAATTTGAAAAAGCACATAGTCTTATTAATCCAGAAAGTAATATACAAATTGCACAATATATGTTGGAAATCTCGGTAACCGATGGCTTATTAAGTTCGTATGCTAAATTAGATGCCATAGAGACCATCATAATAAATGAAACTGATAGTTTAGCTACAGTTAAAGTCAATACTAATTGGATAACTCCTTTAGAGAAAATAAATAAAACAGATTATAAATCATTGATTAAATTACATGGCAAGTGGTTTATTCAACCTGATGATATTGATTTAGATTTACCTCCAGATCAGTTGTATTCCGATAATACCACGAGTTATTTTAATCAGGGTCGCAGACGTATTACGACAGAACAAACCCATCATGAAGATGTTTTAAAACAACCAGTTTTAGAAGTCCTTTCTGCTAAATTGATAAAATATCATAGTAGTTATGCTTTAATAGGCGAAGTTCAGAATATAGACAATGTTCCTGCTGATGTTGTTTTAAAAGGTACCTTGTATAATGATAACGATAAAGAATTAGCAACTTTTAATGCCAAATATCATGTAAAGCATAAATTAATGCCAAAGGAAGTGAGCTCTTTTAAAATCAATTTTGAAGGCATTGCCTGGTCTAAAACTCAGGATTCTATCCCGAAAACTTTTAATCCTGACGAATTTACACCTGTTGAGTTTAATGAACAACCTACTAAGTTTAACTTACAAGTAGCCGGTAATGTTTCTGGTTCAGATTTATACAAAAAGGCAACTTTAAGTGATTTAGATATCTCATCAAATGTTATTAGCGGAAAATTATTTAATTCTGGATTAGAAGAAATTACCATTCCGCAACTATTGATTACTTATTATGATGACCATAAAAGTCTGATTTGGGTAGATCATTTGTTTTTAGAAGAAGGCATCAGGCAGCAACGACAACAAACTTTTAAATATTCACTTTTAAAAGATCACAACATACTCATAATAAGCGATGATATGAAAGATTGTTATGTAAATGGTTTACCAAATGAAGCCATTTCAAATAAAATAGTCCCGGATAGAATTATAAATCAAACGCATACAAAACTGCAAACCGTAAATAATCCAAACTATAAGTTTATTAAAATTGAAATTAACAGTTATATAGGAAACCCAAATTGATGACATCAAAGTTTACATACCTGCTCATAATAGTAATGCTATCATTATCATTCAGATCTTCTGTGGAACAAGTAGCAATTAATGAGACATTCCATTTACTAACTAATGAAACCGAATTTGAAGTAGGAAGCACTATTGTTTTAAAGTTTTCAACCAGTAATAGTTCTAAACCAAACTTATATTTAAGTAACAGCTATGGCTCTATAATCCTTAAACCTGTTCTTGAAAGCGGTGTTTTGAATTACCTACTCCCCAAATCATTCAGTAATAAAAAAGGAGTAATTAACTGGAAATTATTAAGTAACAATACACCATTATCCGGTAAATTCAATATGCACTCAAAACAAGAAGTAGCAACAATGGAAACCTATTTAGGACCACCGAGCATTGAAGCAGGGGGGACAGATTACACCATGTTAGTTGTTATTCCAACAGATTCTTATGATAACCCTTTAAAAGATAGCACCCAAGTTTTAGTAAAACACCAGTTTTTAGCAAATGAAAGTCATGATGTTATTTACATGAAAAATGGCATCAGTTATAAAAATATATTTTCAGAACTAAAAACAGGACGCATGCTTATCGGTTCAGAATCTTTAAGCAAAAACTCAAAAGAATATGATGTTAATGTGTTACCAGCTATTCCAACTGATTTTACTATAGCTTATAATCGTAATCATGAGTATGCCGACGGTAATCAAATAACTAACTTTTCAACTTCTATTATAAAAGACAAAAACAACAATGTAGTTAGTGATGGTACCTATGTCGATTTTTTTATTACTAATACCTCAAACCATGTGCTTAAAACGTCTGGTAGTACAATTAATGGTATTGCGACGGCTAAAATGATTCACCCAGACCATCAAGATAGCTGGACAGTAAAAGCTTTTATAGAAGGTATGGCAGAAAGCAATAGTATAGCATTAATTTACAAACAGGCTGTTTTAGATTTTCAGGTTATTTTTTCTGAAGACAACCGAACGGTTACTATCGGGCCTTTAAAAAGTTTTATGAATCAAATGATTCCGGATGGTTTAGAGGTAAAACTACATATGTATCAAAACGACACAAAAATCAAAACACTTAATAAAAGTTCGTTTGAAGGTTATACTAGCTTTAAACTGAATTCTGATATTTTCCCTGAAAACATGTACACTTTTAAACTAGAAACTGCTGGTATTGAAAAAACATATCAAAATATTAAACTATGATAGGTATTAACAAGAACATATTACGTGTCACTTTAATACTCTCATACATTGCTATCATTGCTTTGGTTGTCTTTGGGATTAGTAGTTTATATAGTTATCTTAATACAGGTGCAGACAGAAGCAGCATACTACATACAGAAATTAAAAAAATAGATCAGTATCTACCTAAAATAGTATGGGCGCCTTTGAACAATGAAGGTCGACCTATGGATATGCAAACCCTAAATACTATTGAAAATGATTACCTGGATGCCTGGTATGTTAAACATATAGCTTACAAAACCAATAAAGCTAAAGGTATTGACGACTATTATACTGATAGCGCACGTGAAAACATTTTTAATATTATTGAACATAATACCACTGAAAACATTGCTGTTGAAGGTACGACCTTAGAGCACCACCCTACTCTGGAGTTTTTTAGTGAAGATGGGCAACTGGCTGTTATAACTGATAAAGATGTAGTTGAATACAAGTGTATTTATGAAAATAAAAATATCATCTTAGAGACCACAGAGAAATCGACTTACAAAATTATTTTACTATTAGAAGATGGTTTTTGGCGTATTCGACATATGATGAAGGTTCACAGTGAAATTTACAATAAAAAGGAAATACCATCTTCAAATCAAATAACACCATTAAAAGGCATTAATTATTATCCACAAGATGCTCCTTGGGATATGTTTGGTGATACATTTAATTTAGATATTATTTCGAAAGATTTCAAACTCATTAAAGAAGTTGGACTCAATAGTATTCGGCTTTTTGTGCCTTACGTAGATTTCGGCAAGGCAAATGTAAATACGGAAAAATTAAAAAAGCTTACTCAAGTATTAGACTTGGCCGAAATACAAGAATTGAAAGTCCTAGTGACATTATTTGATTTTTATGGTGATTATTCGGTATTGGATTGGACGTTAAATCAGCGTCACGCAGAAACTATCGTCACTACTTTAAAAAACCACAACGCTTTGTTGGCTTGGGATATTAAAAATGAACCTAATTTAGATTTTGAATCTCGTGGACAAGAGCATGTGATTGCCTGGTTGAACCATATGATTGATTTGGTAAAATCTATTGATCAAGAACACCCCATTACTATCGGCTGGTCCAATGCCAAAAGTGCTACCATTCTAAAAGATAAACTAGACCTTATCACCTTTCATTATTATGAAGATCTGAATGATTTAGAAAAAACGTATCAAGATTTAAAGCAAAAAACACCTAATAAATCTATCGCTATTACCGAATTTGGAATGTCATCGTATAAAGGGCTTTGGAACCCTTTTGGTAATTCAGAAAAGAATCAAATGGCATATCATAAACAAGCACAAAACATTTTTCATAACTACGAGATATCCTCTATGTCCTGGACACTCTATGATTTTACAAAAATACCAAAGGAAGTCGTTGGACGACTTCCTTGGCATAAACGGGCTCAAGAACATTTTGGGTTTATAAACCAAAACGGAGAGACT from Flavivirga spongiicola encodes:
- a CDS encoding glycoside hydrolase family 2 TIM barrel-domain containing protein; this encodes MIGINKNILRVTLILSYIAIIALVVFGISSLYSYLNTGADRSSILHTEIKKIDQYLPKIVWAPLNNEGRPMDMQTLNTIENDYLDAWYVKHIAYKTNKAKGIDDYYTDSARENIFNIIEHNTTENIAVEGTTLEHHPTLEFFSEDGQLAVITDKDVVEYKCIYENKNIILETTEKSTYKIILLLEDGFWRIRHMMKVHSEIYNKKEIPSSNQITPLKGINYYPQDAPWDMFGDTFNLDIISKDFKLIKEVGLNSIRLFVPYVDFGKANVNTEKLKKLTQVLDLAEIQELKVLVTLFDFYGDYSVLDWTLNQRHAETIVTTLKNHNALLAWDIKNEPNLDFESRGQEHVIAWLNHMIDLVKSIDQEHPITIGWSNAKSATILKDKLDLITFHYYEDLNDLEKTYQDLKQKTPNKSIAITEFGMSSYKGLWNPFGNSEKNQMAYHKQAQNIFHNYEISSMSWTLYDFTKIPKEVVGRLPWHKRAQEHFGFINQNGETKPAFKFISKQ